A genome region from Macrotis lagotis isolate mMagLag1 chromosome 4, bilby.v1.9.chrom.fasta, whole genome shotgun sequence includes the following:
- the LOC141521285 gene encoding glycerol-3-phosphate acyltransferase 1, mitochondrial-like, with the protein MDESALSLGTIDVSYLSNSSEYNVNRCKHSGEEWGDCGSRPTVFRSATLKWKETLMSRKRPFVGRCCYVCTPQSWDKFFNPSIPSLGLRNVIYINETHTR; encoded by the exons ATGGATGAGTCTGCCCTCTCCCTTGGTACGATAGATGTTTCTTACCTGTCAAATTCTTCAGAATACAATGTCAATAGATGCAAACACTCAGGTGAAGAATGG GGAGATTGTGGTTCCCGACCCACTGTCTTCCGATCAGCAACTCTAAAGTGGAAAGAGACCTTAATGAGCAGGAAGAGGCCATTTGTGGGAAGATGTTGCTATGTGTGTACTCCCCAGAGTTGG gaCAAGTTTTTCAACCCAAGTATCCCTTCCTTAGGACTTCGGAATGTTATCTATATCAATGAAACTCACACAAGGTAA